The Thiothrix subterranea genome has a segment encoding these proteins:
- a CDS encoding complex I subunit 5 family protein: protein MLQPVLLELPFLLLLAPLLPLCFALVGNDRIGQWLLPVAALPALVAAFVLPVGTSVALPWVLLGAQWGLDATGQVFLLVTALLWLLAGLYSVSGTPAGSSWWRFRVFFLLTLSGNVLLVIAQDMGSFFLGFALMGLAAYGLIAQQASVTTRRAGRIYLIWTVLGEVLLFAGAVFTAGAVGSVYFSEVVGKDLPLAAVILVTLGLGIKVALPGLHVWLPIAHGAAPPAVSALLSGVMVKAGILGLVRFLPAGAASTVWVAEWLVWLGLVGAFYGVVFGLRQTAPKVILAYSTMSQLGVLTLLTGLVLQAPADAMLAMALLLYVAHHAWVKGALFLGVGLFKQTLSWWLLGVLVVLALVLIGVPLTSGALAKGSVKAALPADWQHLALGLWLSSLATTLLMGRFVWSLWRYRRQHEAVSSHHTSTSPGLTQWLGWAILVEWVLWWPFLFALPAFKWWDVVPILLGLGMVALALLPRIPAGDVPVLLAHAGYRGWHWVRQSRSKHRHYLSD, encoded by the coding sequence ATGTTGCAACCCGTGCTGCTGGAGTTACCGTTTTTATTGCTGTTAGCGCCCTTGTTACCGCTGTGCTTTGCCTTGGTGGGGAATGACCGTATTGGGCAATGGCTCTTGCCGGTGGCTGCATTGCCTGCGTTAGTCGCAGCGTTTGTGTTGCCAGTGGGAACGTCGGTGGCGTTGCCTTGGGTATTATTGGGAGCGCAATGGGGGCTTGATGCTACAGGGCAGGTATTTTTACTGGTGACAGCACTATTGTGGTTGTTAGCAGGTTTGTACAGTGTGAGTGGTACGCCTGCGGGGTCAAGTTGGTGGCGTTTTCGGGTGTTTTTCCTGTTGACCTTGAGCGGCAATGTGTTGTTGGTTATTGCGCAGGACATGGGGAGCTTTTTTCTGGGTTTTGCCTTAATGGGGCTGGCGGCGTATGGGTTAATTGCGCAACAGGCGTCGGTGACGACGCGCCGTGCTGGGCGCATTTACCTGATTTGGACGGTGTTGGGTGAGGTGTTGTTGTTTGCCGGTGCAGTGTTCACGGCGGGGGCGGTGGGGAGTGTGTATTTCAGTGAGGTGGTGGGCAAGGATTTACCCCTCGCTGCGGTGATATTGGTGACGCTGGGCTTGGGAATTAAGGTGGCATTGCCGGGTTTGCATGTGTGGTTGCCGATTGCGCACGGTGCAGCCCCTCCGGCGGTGTCGGCATTGTTGAGCGGCGTGATGGTGAAAGCGGGGATACTGGGTTTGGTGCGGTTTCTGCCAGCGGGTGCAGCCAGCACGGTGTGGGTGGCAGAGTGGTTGGTGTGGCTGGGATTGGTGGGCGCGTTTTACGGGGTGGTGTTTGGCTTGCGGCAAACCGCGCCGAAAGTGATTCTGGCGTATTCGACCATGAGTCAGTTGGGGGTGTTGACTTTATTGACGGGATTGGTATTGCAAGCCCCTGCGGATGCGATGTTGGCAATGGCGTTGTTATTGTATGTGGCACACCATGCTTGGGTGAAAGGGGCATTATTCCTTGGGGTGGGCTTATTTAAGCAAACCTTGTCTTGGTGGTTATTGGGTGTGCTGGTGGTCTTGGCGTTGGTGTTGATCGGCGTGCCATTGACCAGTGGCGCGTTGGCAAAAGGCAGTGTGAAAGCGGCATTGCCAGCCGATTGGCAGCACTTGGCGCTGGGTTTATGGCTGAGCAGCTTGGCAACCACTTTGCTGATGGGGCGCTTTGTGTGGAGTTTGTGGCGTTATCGCCGCCAGCATGAGGCTGTATCCAGCCATCACACCAGCACTTCCCCCGGTCTGACACAATGGTTGGGGTGGGCTATTTTAGTGGAATGGGTGTTGTGGTGGCCGTTTCTGTTTGCGCTACCGGCGTTTAAGTGGTGGGATGTCGTGCCGATTTTGCTGGGCTTGGGGATGGTTGCTTTGGCGTTATTGCCGCGTATTCCAGCGGGGGATGTGCCGGTGTTGTTGGCGCACGCTGGCTACCGTGGGTGGCATTGGGTGCGGCAATCGCGCAGTAAGCATAGGCATTATTTATCTGATTGA
- a CDS encoding ATP-binding protein, producing MNCYPDTHPAELLTVGDLPDDPHTLRVLLAQTRQALQRSEERYQTLMSSMSDLIFLIDADDCLLDVQCRSPQLLFAPPEAFLGKPITAVLPPDTSEPYLECAEYVRRTGENRRYEYPLVIQGETRWFMASLNRHEDGCKLVVDVRDITKRKQAEAEAREQTRLFNLITENMHDYIGVLNLDMSVLYATPSLYQRTGYSAAEFRCLPFEHLMTPESLVRLKQLVADNLTPEKLADPQCDIAFDVNLDVIRKDGSHYWCNSSHRLIRDSQGRPEYILETGRDITERKQAEDLLLRKDALFEAVAIAMQALLFEPCINEAMQQALAAVGSATNQDRVYLFEYHVDPLTAERFMSQRYEWVRDGVSLQIDNPDLQNLSFDGLFPRWFDTLSQGRAVSGSVASFPETERAILEAQDIVSLMVVPVNVEGRFWGFIGFDNCYSDYQWGVEDQAILTSMAASVGAAVIRHRSEVALRETNLKLAQAIEHSLAMAAKAEEASKAKSLFLANMSHEIRTPMNAIIGMSHLALGSDLNQRQHDYVVEIQHAAQSLLRIINDILDFSKIEAGKLTLEMTPFRLEDVVSNALSLQRQQALEKGVALLFELRSPQLEGEQGFFLGDALRLEQILTNLLTNGVKFTSQGHVALYIDELERGANSSRLCFCIEDTGIGMDSVAVNGLFQEFSQADDSTTRRYGGTGLGLSIVKRLLDLMGGEITVSSEPGQGSRFSMTLTLAHARSSAVNPSHVVSTASPMLGTPLHHQRILVVEDNPINQLIASEILTQYGAIVECADNGRDGVRKIFATLPPAYDAVLMDIQMPVMDGYEAARLIRADTRYAAMPIVALTANAMREEKERCLAVGMNAHVAKPFEPSALLQTLMDLLG from the coding sequence ATGAATTGCTACCCCGATACTCACCCCGCCGAGTTATTAACGGTGGGCGATTTGCCTGATGATCCGCACACATTGCGCGTCTTATTGGCACAAACGCGCCAAGCACTCCAGCGCAGCGAGGAACGTTACCAGACCTTGATGTCGTCCATGAGTGATTTAATTTTCCTGATAGATGCTGACGACTGCTTGTTGGACGTTCAGTGCCGTTCCCCCCAACTCTTATTCGCACCGCCCGAAGCCTTTCTCGGCAAACCCATTACAGCGGTGCTGCCGCCGGATACCAGTGAGCCTTATTTGGAATGCGCTGAATACGTGCGGCGTACTGGCGAGAACCGTCGTTACGAATACCCGTTAGTGATTCAAGGGGAAACACGCTGGTTCATGGCCTCGCTTAACCGCCATGAAGATGGCTGTAAATTGGTGGTCGACGTGCGCGACATTACCAAGCGTAAACAGGCTGAAGCGGAAGCCCGTGAACAAACCCGCCTGTTTAATTTGATTACCGAGAACATGCACGACTACATCGGCGTGCTCAATCTCGATATGAGTGTGTTGTACGCCACGCCCTCACTGTATCAGCGCACCGGGTATAGCGCGGCGGAATTTCGTTGTCTACCGTTTGAGCACTTGATGACACCGGAATCGTTGGTGCGACTCAAGCAATTGGTGGCAGACAATTTAACCCCAGAGAAATTAGCCGACCCGCAGTGTGATATTGCCTTTGATGTGAATCTTGATGTCATTCGCAAAGATGGTTCGCATTATTGGTGTAATAGCAGTCACCGGCTGATTCGGGATTCGCAAGGGCGACCCGAATACATTCTTGAAACCGGTCGCGATATTACTGAGCGTAAACAAGCTGAAGATTTGTTGTTGCGCAAAGATGCGTTATTTGAAGCGGTAGCGATTGCAATGCAGGCATTGTTATTTGAACCCTGCATCAATGAAGCCATGCAACAGGCATTGGCAGCCGTGGGGAGTGCCACCAACCAAGATCGGGTGTATTTATTTGAATACCACGTTGACCCGCTCACGGCTGAACGTTTCATGAGTCAACGTTACGAATGGGTGCGTGATGGTGTGAGTCTTCAAATCGACAACCCTGATTTGCAAAATTTGTCGTTTGATGGCTTGTTTCCACGTTGGTTTGATACGCTGTCTCAAGGGCGAGCGGTGTCTGGGTCAGTGGCTAGTTTTCCTGAAACAGAACGCGCTATTTTAGAAGCGCAAGATATTGTGTCATTGATGGTTGTCCCCGTGAACGTGGAAGGGCGCTTTTGGGGCTTTATCGGTTTTGATAACTGCTACAGTGATTACCAGTGGGGAGTAGAAGATCAGGCCATTCTTACCTCGATGGCGGCATCGGTCGGCGCGGCGGTGATACGGCATCGCTCGGAAGTGGCGTTGCGGGAAACCAACCTCAAGTTAGCGCAAGCCATTGAACATTCCCTCGCGATGGCGGCGAAAGCGGAAGAAGCCAGCAAAGCCAAAAGCTTGTTTCTGGCCAATATGAGTCACGAAATCCGCACCCCCATGAATGCGATTATTGGCATGAGCCATTTGGCATTGGGCAGTGATTTGAACCAGCGGCAGCACGATTACGTGGTTGAAATACAGCACGCGGCTCAATCATTGTTACGCATCATCAACGACATCCTCGACTTTTCCAAAATCGAAGCGGGCAAATTAACGCTGGAAATGACCCCTTTCCGTTTGGAAGACGTGGTGAGTAATGCGCTAAGTTTGCAGCGTCAACAAGCACTGGAAAAAGGCGTGGCGCTATTGTTTGAGCTACGCAGCCCGCAGTTGGAAGGGGAGCAGGGCTTTTTCTTAGGCGATGCCTTGCGTTTGGAACAAATACTCACCAATTTACTCACCAATGGCGTGAAATTTACCAGCCAAGGCCATGTGGCGTTGTACATTGATGAATTGGAACGCGGGGCAAACAGCAGTCGCTTGTGCTTTTGCATCGAAGATACCGGCATCGGTATGGATAGCGTGGCGGTGAATGGTTTGTTTCAGGAGTTTTCGCAAGCGGATGATTCCACGACGCGCCGTTACGGTGGCACGGGTTTGGGTTTGAGCATTGTGAAACGCTTGTTGGATTTAATGGGCGGTGAGATTACGGTGAGCAGTGAACCCGGTCAGGGTTCGCGGTTCAGCATGACGCTTACCTTGGCACATGCGCGTTCGTCTGCGGTTAATCCATCGCATGTGGTGAGTACCGCATCCCCTATGCTTGGCACACCGTTGCACCATCAACGCATCTTGGTGGTGGAAGATAACCCGATTAACCAATTGATTGCCTCCGAAATCCTCACGCAATACGGCGCGATTGTGGAATGTGCGGATAACGGTCGGGATGGTGTGAGAAAAATCTTTGCCACCCTGCCGCCCGCGTATGACGCAGTGTTAATGGATATTCAAATGCCGGTGATGGATGGTTACGAAGCAGCCCGCTTGATTCGCGCTGATACCCGTTACGCAGCCATGCCCATTGTCGCACTGACGGCAAATGCAATGCGTGAAGAAAAAGAGCGTTGTTTAGCGGTGGGGATGAATGCGCATGTGGCGAAACCGTTTGAACCTAGCGCGTTATTGCAAACGCTGATGGATTTGCTTGGGTAA
- a CDS encoding HAD-IC family P-type ATPase, whose amino-acid sequence MFNDTPSTTDSIPWHSLAPQVALQQLDTQEQGLSIASAKLRLRQHGFNRFATPQRAGFFNRLLHQFHHHFIYILLLAATLTLMLQLWLDTLVILGVVVLNIVLGLLQERRTAKTLEAVQRLLSPTAPVLRDGQVQALPAEQLVPGDVVLLEAGNQVPADVRLLHSDGLQLDESVLMGYSAPVLKGISPLDADTALPDRSNMAYAGTLVLAGQGRGVVVATGSRTELGMLNALLDSNEPYATPLGDELKRLMNAVALVLAAAAALILLIGWLTPGVSGHSPQGLLQAMASFAVAIVPEGLPALFAIMLAISVRRLARQDVMVRQLAAVETLGTVSVVCTDKSHTLTRHELTVQKVITPRGGVRLQGAGYAPQGAILRESFELPEHDDRADLQRLAQAAVLASDAQLQQLDKHWRVLGDPLDGALLVMAHKCGVEPDALRQQFTRLASIPFDRTYRYAATLSQDATGAQYVALKGAPEAILPRCSHVQTDTGLEPLQQDVWEDKLKKLAEEGMKPLVIASRQPDALLQTLTHQDVGYGMVLLGVVGIGDPPQASALAAVQACQEAGLSVKMLTGDHALTACALAKQVGIGDGETVLTGADLDALDENALRETVMHVDVFARLRPEQKLRLVKALQAHGERVVMLGGGVNDTPALEQADVGVAPGIHGTEAARQSAEIVLMRDQLPMLMTAVQEGRQVFQNFYKMVQFMLPTNGAQAAAIILASWFGLALPLMPVQVLWVNLVTAGILALTLAFEKAALPVARGQPIEQPVGSLISGFLVWRLLLVSGLLLVSVLAIFHWELQRGETLEAARTAALNTLVIGQIFYLLSVRHASEPGWQWASLRENPWLLAAIVSVLVLQGLFTYMPAFQGVFGTDAIDLYAWFWIVGVGSLVFVVVEFEKAMQRNVEGWGRAVLIYLLRHFDPRFWREKGLRWTLQFFLIIFLVTQALLMFLWSRDPDTFDVRANARQMVGVSANEPLRPGVITTATLVHIANTLLDKPGGYLSNDVTPPGIVMDNIPNWELGVLTQLRDMSLAMRDDLSRSQSQSAADPDLVRAQLRLNTDGKLWLFPPTESQFNDGAEALEAYLQRLQQGQAQFYARSDNLNNWLNKVQRQMGSLSIALSASVGIRQVKEEGAAMQRDGSATPVPGIELQPEVLPATDDPNEVIVKTPRLKVDDVFYQARGQTWALLHLLKAIEADFEDILRQKNALVSLRQIINKLEDTQAMIWSPVILNGSGYSFVANHSLVMASQISRANAALMDLGILLREG is encoded by the coding sequence ATGTTCAACGACACCCCAAGCACAACCGATTCTATCCCTTGGCATAGCCTTGCACCGCAGGTTGCTTTGCAACAGCTTGATACCCAAGAACAAGGTTTGAGTATCGCATCTGCTAAATTACGCTTGCGGCAACACGGCTTTAATCGATTTGCCACACCGCAACGCGCTGGTTTCTTCAACCGCTTGCTGCACCAATTTCACCATCATTTTATTTACATTTTGCTCTTAGCCGCGACACTGACGCTGATGTTGCAGTTGTGGCTGGATACTTTGGTAATTCTGGGAGTGGTCGTACTCAATATTGTGTTGGGTTTGCTGCAAGAGCGGCGCACGGCGAAAACGTTGGAAGCGGTGCAGCGCTTATTGTCACCCACCGCGCCGGTATTGCGTGATGGGCAAGTACAAGCGTTGCCCGCTGAGCAGCTTGTGCCGGGTGATGTGGTGTTATTGGAAGCCGGGAATCAAGTGCCAGCGGATGTGCGTTTGCTGCACAGCGACGGTTTGCAGTTGGATGAATCGGTCTTAATGGGGTATTCCGCCCCTGTTTTGAAAGGCATTAGTCCTTTGGATGCTGATACTGCCCTGCCAGACCGCAGCAATATGGCGTATGCGGGAACGTTGGTATTGGCAGGGCAAGGGCGGGGTGTGGTGGTTGCCACTGGGTCACGTACCGAATTGGGGATGCTGAATGCCTTGCTGGATAGTAACGAGCCGTATGCTACCCCACTGGGTGATGAATTAAAGCGCCTGATGAATGCGGTGGCCTTGGTATTGGCAGCAGCAGCGGCTTTGATTTTGTTGATTGGCTGGTTGACGCCGGGGGTGAGCGGACATAGCCCGCAGGGGTTGTTGCAAGCGATGGCGAGTTTTGCAGTCGCGATTGTGCCGGAAGGTTTACCGGCGTTGTTTGCGATTATGTTGGCGATCAGTGTCAGGCGTTTGGCGCGACAGGATGTGATGGTGCGCCAGCTTGCTGCCGTGGAAACCTTGGGAACGGTGAGCGTGGTGTGTACGGATAAAAGCCATACCCTGACCCGTCATGAATTAACCGTGCAAAAGGTGATTACCCCGCGTGGTGGCGTGCGCTTGCAGGGAGCGGGGTATGCCCCACAAGGCGCTATTTTGCGCGAAAGTTTTGAGCTGCCCGAACACGATGACCGCGCTGATTTGCAACGTTTAGCCCAAGCCGCTGTATTAGCCAGTGACGCACAGTTGCAGCAGTTGGATAAACACTGGCGAGTGCTGGGCGACCCCTTGGATGGGGCATTGCTGGTAATGGCGCATAAATGTGGGGTGGAGCCTGACGCATTGCGGCAGCAATTTACCCGCCTGGCAAGTATTCCATTTGATCGAACTTACCGCTATGCGGCGACGCTAAGTCAAGATGCAACGGGGGCGCAGTATGTGGCGTTGAAAGGCGCACCCGAAGCCATTTTGCCGCGTTGCAGTCATGTGCAAACCGATACGGGTCTTGAGCCATTGCAACAAGATGTCTGGGAAGACAAACTGAAAAAGCTTGCGGAAGAGGGCATGAAGCCGTTGGTGATTGCCAGCCGCCAACCCGACGCACTGTTGCAAACCCTAACGCATCAGGATGTGGGCTACGGGATGGTGTTATTGGGTGTGGTGGGCATCGGCGACCCGCCGCAAGCGTCAGCATTGGCAGCGGTACAAGCCTGCCAAGAAGCGGGATTGTCCGTCAAAATGCTGACGGGGGATCACGCGCTGACTGCTTGCGCCTTAGCCAAACAAGTGGGCATTGGTGACGGTGAAACGGTGTTAACCGGCGCTGATTTGGACGCATTGGATGAGAATGCCTTGCGAGAAACGGTGATGCACGTTGATGTGTTTGCGCGGTTACGCCCGGAACAAAAATTACGTTTAGTCAAAGCCTTGCAAGCACACGGTGAGCGCGTGGTAATGCTTGGCGGTGGGGTGAACGATACGCCCGCACTGGAACAGGCGGATGTTGGGGTGGCTCCCGGTATTCATGGCACGGAAGCCGCTAGGCAGTCAGCGGAAATCGTGTTGATGCGTGATCAGTTGCCCATGCTGATGACGGCAGTGCAGGAAGGCCGTCAGGTCTTTCAGAATTTTTACAAAATGGTGCAATTCATGTTGCCGACCAATGGCGCACAAGCCGCTGCCATTATTTTGGCGTCATGGTTTGGCTTGGCATTGCCGCTGATGCCGGTGCAAGTGTTGTGGGTCAATTTGGTGACGGCGGGTATTTTGGCACTCACCTTGGCGTTTGAAAAAGCGGCGTTACCGGTTGCTCGCGGGCAACCCATCGAACAGCCGGTGGGATCGTTAATCAGTGGCTTCTTGGTGTGGCGGCTGTTGTTGGTATCGGGGCTGCTCTTGGTGAGTGTATTAGCCATTTTCCACTGGGAATTGCAGCGCGGTGAAACCTTGGAGGCGGCTCGCACGGCAGCGCTGAATACCTTGGTAATCGGGCAGATTTTCTACTTGTTGAGTGTGCGCCATGCGAGTGAACCGGGGTGGCAATGGGCAAGCTTGCGTGAAAATCCGTGGTTATTAGCCGCGATTGTCTCCGTATTGGTATTACAGGGGTTGTTTACGTATATGCCTGCTTTTCAGGGCGTATTTGGCACGGATGCAATTGATTTGTATGCGTGGTTCTGGATAGTCGGCGTTGGTTCATTGGTTTTTGTGGTCGTGGAGTTTGAAAAGGCAATGCAACGTAATGTGGAAGGTTGGGGGCGTGCCGTTTTGATTTACCTGTTACGGCATTTTGACCCGCGTTTCTGGCGGGAAAAAGGTTTGCGTTGGACGCTGCAATTTTTCCTGATTATTTTCTTGGTCACGCAGGCGCTCTTGATGTTTTTGTGGAGCCGTGACCCGGATACCTTTGACGTGCGTGCCAATGCGCGGCAGATGGTGGGTGTTAGTGCGAATGAGCCGTTGCGCCCCGGTGTTATTACCACCGCTACCTTGGTGCACATTGCCAATACGTTATTGGATAAGCCCGGTGGTTATTTGAGTAATGATGTGACCCCGCCAGGCATTGTTATGGACAATATTCCGAACTGGGAATTGGGTGTATTGACCCAACTGCGGGATATGTCGCTGGCAATGCGGGATGATTTGAGCCGTTCGCAATCACAGTCAGCCGCCGACCCGGACTTGGTGAGGGCGCAATTGCGGTTGAATACTGATGGCAAGCTGTGGTTATTTCCCCCGACAGAAAGCCAATTCAATGATGGCGCGGAAGCATTGGAGGCGTATTTGCAGCGCTTGCAGCAAGGTCAGGCACAGTTTTATGCACGTTCGGATAACCTGAATAACTGGTTGAATAAGGTGCAACGCCAAATGGGTTCGCTATCCATTGCCTTGAGTGCCAGCGTTGGTATTCGCCAAGTGAAAGAAGAGGGCGCGGCGATGCAACGTGACGGCAGTGCGACACCCGTACCCGGCATTGAGTTGCAACCCGAAGTGTTACCGGCAACCGATGACCCTAATGAAGTGATCGTGAAAACCCCGCGTTTAAAGGTTGACGATGTGTTTTATCAAGCACGGGGGCAAACTTGGGCGCTGTTACATTTATTGAAAGCGATTGAAGCTGATTTTGAGGATATTCTGCGTCAGAAAAATGCTTTGGTGAGTTTGCGCCAAATCATTAATAAGCTGGAAGATACACAAGCCATGATATGGAGTCCGGTTATCCTCAATGGCAGTGGTTACAGTTTTGTGGCTAACCATTCCTTGGTGATGGCATCGCAAATTTCACGGGCGAATGCGGCATTGATGGATTTGGGTATTTTGTTGCGGGAAGGTTAG
- a CDS encoding glutathione peroxidase has protein sequence MFENKEGQRIPSVTFRTRQNNAWVDVSSDALFAGKTVIVFSLPGAFTPTCSSTHVPRYNQLADTFKQNGVDEIICMSVNDTFVMNEWKVDQKADKITFIPDGNGEFTDGMGLLVDKQDIGFGKRSWRYSMLVKDGVVAKMFIEPNKPGDPFEVSDADTMLAYVAPQATAPADVVVFTRPGCPFCAKAKGLLHDAGVDFDELVLNQDYTNRSLRAVTGVDMVPQVFINGALIGGSDKLEAWLSAR, from the coding sequence ATGTTTGAAAATAAAGAAGGTCAACGCATTCCTAGCGTCACATTCCGTACTCGCCAAAACAATGCGTGGGTCGATGTATCCAGCGACGCGCTGTTTGCGGGCAAGACTGTCATCGTTTTCTCACTGCCGGGTGCATTTACCCCGACGTGTTCTTCTACCCACGTTCCGCGTTATAACCAATTGGCGGATACCTTCAAGCAAAATGGCGTGGATGAAATTATCTGCATGTCGGTCAACGACACGTTTGTCATGAACGAGTGGAAAGTTGACCAGAAAGCCGACAAAATTACCTTCATCCCAGACGGCAACGGCGAATTCACCGACGGCATGGGGCTGCTGGTTGATAAGCAAGACATCGGTTTCGGCAAGCGTTCATGGCGTTATTCCATGCTGGTAAAAGACGGCGTGGTTGCTAAAATGTTTATCGAACCCAACAAACCGGGCGACCCGTTTGAAGTGTCTGACGCTGATACCATGCTGGCTTATGTTGCACCACAAGCGACTGCCCCGGCTGACGTTGTAGTATTCACACGCCCAGGATGCCCGTTCTGCGCCAAAGCTAAGGGTCTGTTGCATGACGCTGGCGTTGATTTCGACGAACTGGTATTGAACCAAGACTACACTAACCGCAGTTTGCGTGCAGTTACAGGCGTTGACATGGTGCCACAAGTCTTTATCAACGGCGCGTTGATTGGCGGTTCGGACAAACTCGAAGCGTGGTTGAGCGCACGATAA
- the gorA gene encoding glutathione-disulfide reductase encodes MSQHYDLIAIGAGSGGLSVVEKAAKHGAKCAVVEVNDDLGGTCVNRGCVPKKVMWFAANLVHAQHDAQDYGFATVPGKLDWGKLVNKRDNMIGGITDWYMDSFLSEAGIDLIQGQARFVDAKTLEVNGETYTADHIVISTGGRPIVPTDIPGAEHGISSDGFFELDEQPEKVAVVGGGYIALELAGVLNALGSETHMLHQGFPVLIGFDSLMQKTLRTQMEHDGIVFNDTAKIASVEKQADGKLTVNYADGSTLSDLDQLLWAIGRKTNTDDIGLENIGLPLAPGGFIDVNDYQETSVPGVYAIGDIINKRGVQLTPVAIAAGRRLGDRLFGGMKDRKVDYSLIPTVMFTHPPIGTIGLSEEAAREKYGDAVKVYSTEFTPMYYSFVKHKAKTAMKLVVVGAEEKIVGCHAIGVGVDEMMQGFAVAIRMGATKQDFDDTIAIHPVSAEEMVTMK; translated from the coding sequence ATGAGCCAACATTACGATTTAATCGCCATCGGCGCGGGCAGCGGTGGTTTGTCAGTGGTCGAAAAGGCTGCGAAACACGGCGCGAAGTGCGCGGTCGTGGAAGTCAATGACGACCTCGGCGGTACGTGCGTCAATCGGGGTTGTGTCCCCAAAAAAGTGATGTGGTTTGCCGCGAACTTGGTTCATGCCCAGCACGATGCGCAGGATTACGGTTTCGCTACCGTTCCCGGCAAGCTCGATTGGGGCAAGCTGGTGAACAAGCGCGACAATATGATCGGTGGCATTACCGACTGGTACATGGATAGCTTTTTGTCCGAAGCGGGCATTGACCTGATCCAAGGGCAAGCGCGTTTTGTTGATGCAAAAACGCTGGAAGTGAACGGCGAAACCTATACCGCTGACCATATCGTGATTTCCACGGGTGGTCGCCCGATTGTGCCAACGGATATTCCCGGTGCAGAACACGGCATCAGCTCCGACGGCTTTTTTGAGCTGGACGAGCAGCCTGAAAAAGTCGCGGTGGTTGGCGGCGGTTACATTGCGTTGGAATTAGCGGGCGTGTTGAATGCCCTCGGTTCAGAAACGCACATGCTGCACCAAGGTTTCCCCGTGTTGATCGGTTTCGATAGCTTGATGCAGAAAACACTGCGCACGCAAATGGAACATGACGGCATTGTGTTCAATGACACGGCGAAAATTGCCAGCGTGGAAAAGCAGGCTGACGGCAAACTTACCGTGAACTATGCCGATGGCAGCACGTTAAGTGATCTGGATCAGTTGTTGTGGGCGATTGGTCGCAAGACTAATACCGACGATATTGGTTTGGAAAACATTGGTTTGCCACTCGCGCCCGGTGGGTTCATCGACGTAAACGACTATCAGGAAACCAGCGTTCCCGGTGTTTACGCGATTGGTGACATTATCAATAAGCGCGGTGTGCAACTGACCCCGGTAGCGATTGCCGCCGGTCGTCGCCTCGGTGATCGTTTATTCGGTGGCATGAAAGACCGCAAGGTCGATTACAGCCTGATTCCAACCGTGATGTTCACGCATCCGCCGATTGGCACGATTGGTTTGTCGGAAGAAGCGGCGCGGGAAAAATACGGCGATGCGGTGAAGGTGTACAGCACCGAATTCACCCCAATGTATTATTCCTTCGTCAAGCACAAAGCTAAGACCGCAATGAAGCTGGTGGTGGTCGGTGCGGAAGAAAAGATCGTTGGTTGCCACGCGATTGGCGTGGGTGTGGATGAAATGATGCAAGGTTTTGCGGTTGCTATCCGCATGGGTGCGACTAAGCAGGACTTTGACGACACCATTGCGATTCACCCCGTCAGCGCCGAAGAAATGGTTACGATGAAATAA
- a CDS encoding DMT family transporter, protein MQKNTTQFGLTLAIGGTALFALKSIFIKLAYAYGVDTTTLLTLRMLIALPFYAGMLLWLLRQADVVKPVPRELLMLTGLGFMGYYLASWLDMEGLQYISAQLERLTLYTYPIMTTLLGWLFLREKITWQIVSALVLTYGGILLLYAHEAAWNTNNAALGVTLVTLAALTFAFYVVFSKHLIGKLGSLLFTSIAMLVSTGFIFVQFLLTHALADLGKLPLPVWGYAVLLAIFSTLLPSFMVSEAIHRIGAAKTSIVGTVGPVLTILLAVWLLGEPFGWFHLAGMALVMGGVSLLRK, encoded by the coding sequence ATGCAAAAAAATACCACGCAATTCGGTTTAACGCTGGCAATTGGCGGCACGGCCTTGTTTGCGCTCAAGTCGATTTTCATCAAATTGGCTTACGCATACGGGGTGGATACCACCACTTTGCTAACCTTGCGCATGTTGATTGCGTTGCCGTTTTACGCCGGAATGCTGCTATGGCTGTTGCGCCAAGCGGATGTGGTCAAACCCGTACCAAGGGAATTGCTCATGCTGACCGGCTTGGGTTTCATGGGCTATTACCTCGCTTCTTGGCTGGACATGGAGGGCTTGCAATACATTTCCGCACAACTCGAACGCTTGACGTTGTATACCTACCCGATCATGACCACCTTGCTAGGCTGGTTGTTTTTGCGGGAAAAAATCACTTGGCAAATTGTGAGTGCATTGGTGTTAACTTACGGTGGCATTTTATTGCTGTACGCGCACGAAGCGGCATGGAACACGAATAATGCCGCACTAGGTGTAACACTGGTGACATTGGCGGCGTTGACGTTTGCGTTTTACGTGGTATTCAGCAAGCACTTGATTGGTAAATTAGGCAGTTTATTGTTCACCAGCATCGCTATGTTGGTGTCCACAGGGTTTATTTTTGTGCAATTTCTGCTGACACATGCGTTAGCCGATTTGGGAAAACTGCCCTTGCCGGTATGGGGTTATGCGGTATTGCTGGCGATATTCAGCACCTTATTGCCGAGTTTCATGGTAAGCGAAGCGATTCACCGGATTGGCGCGGCGAAAACCAGCATTGTGGGCACGGTTGGTCCCGTATTGACGATTTTACTGGCGGTGTGGTTATTGGGTGAACCGTTTGGCTGGTTTCATTTGGCGGGGATGGCGTTGGTGATGGGTGGCGTGAGTTTGCTGCGGAAATAA